The following are encoded in a window of Pseudomonas sp. JQ170C genomic DNA:
- a CDS encoding tartrate dehydrogenase, whose amino-acid sequence MSKTFRIAAIPGDGIGNEVLPEGIRVVEAAARKHGLDISFEFFEWASCDYYLAHGKMMPDDWFEQLKDFDALYFGAVGWPDKVPDHISLWGSLLKFRRDFDQYVNIRPVRLFPGVPCPLAGREPGDIDFVVIRENTEGEYSSLGGRMFENTENEFVLQESVFTRRGVDRILKYAFDVAQTRERKHVTSATKSNGMAVSMPYWDERTAAMAANYPEISWDKQHIDILCARFVLQPDRFDVVVASNLFGDILSDLGPACAGTIGIAPSANLNPERKFPSLFEPVHGSAPDIYGKNIANPIAMIWSGALMLDFLGNDGSDPRYRAAHDDILKAIEQVIAAGDTTRDMGGQKSTQQVGQAITDLIEA is encoded by the coding sequence ATGAGCAAGACTTTCAGAATCGCAGCCATTCCAGGCGACGGCATCGGCAACGAAGTTCTCCCCGAAGGTATCCGCGTGGTCGAGGCCGCTGCCCGCAAGCACGGCCTGGACATCAGCTTTGAATTCTTCGAGTGGGCGAGCTGCGACTACTACCTGGCCCACGGCAAGATGATGCCCGACGACTGGTTCGAGCAACTGAAGGACTTCGACGCCCTGTACTTCGGCGCCGTCGGCTGGCCCGACAAGGTCCCGGACCACATTTCGCTGTGGGGCTCGCTGCTCAAGTTCCGCCGCGATTTCGACCAGTACGTGAACATCCGCCCGGTGCGCCTGTTCCCGGGTGTACCGTGCCCGCTGGCCGGCCGTGAGCCGGGCGACATCGACTTTGTGGTGATCCGCGAAAACACCGAGGGCGAGTACTCGTCCCTGGGCGGGCGCATGTTCGAGAACACCGAGAACGAGTTCGTGCTGCAAGAGTCGGTGTTCACCCGCCGCGGTGTCGACCGCATCCTCAAGTACGCCTTCGACGTGGCCCAGACCCGCGAGCGCAAGCACGTCACCTCGGCCACCAAGTCCAACGGCATGGCCGTGAGCATGCCCTACTGGGACGAGCGCACCGCCGCCATGGCTGCCAACTATCCGGAAATCAGCTGGGACAAGCAGCACATTGATATCCTCTGCGCCCGTTTCGTGCTGCAGCCGGATCGCTTCGACGTGGTGGTGGCCTCCAACCTCTTCGGCGACATCCTCTCCGACCTGGGCCCGGCCTGCGCTGGCACCATCGGCATCGCGCCATCGGCCAACCTCAACCCCGAGCGCAAGTTCCCGTCGCTGTTCGAGCCGGTACACGGTTCGGCCCCGGACATCTACGGCAAGAACATCGCCAACCCGATCGCGATGATCTGGTCCGGCGCGCTGATGCTCGACTTTCTCGGCAACGACGGCAGCGACCCACGCTACCGCGCCGCCCACGACGACATCCTCAAGGCCATCGAGCAGGTTATCGCCGCGGGCGACACCACCCGCGACATGGGCGGCCAGAAATCCACCCAGCAAGTGGGCCAGGCGATCACCGACCTGATCGAGGCGTGA
- a CDS encoding BCCT family transporter, giving the protein MSHKNKKIDVFLITVSLIAVLLTVIGLAAFPAEAESAANQLFELSTRTFGTSVQVLVFGSSLAVLYLAFSKYGNIRLGSGKPEYATATWVFMFICAGMGSSTLYWGVMEWAYYYQTPGLNIAAATPKALEYSISYSFFHWGVSAWSIYALASLAMAYHFHVRKKSGLNLASIVEAVTGFKATGPVGRSVDLIFLLTMMGALTVSLALTASTLTRGLHDLAGTPDTFTVQLMVIGGVAVMFSLSSYIGIDGGLQRLSKMVCIGALVFALVVLLVGPTQFTINNTANSIGLMIQNYVHMSLFTDPAGDGAFTRNWTVFYWLWWVSYAPGVAMFVTRVSRGRQIKEVVLALLMGGSFGCWFFFGALESYSMHQFITGAVDVPKMLSEQGGESAVTHLLLALPWGQVFLGVYLFIMAIFCASHMDAAAYAVAATSTRNLREGDDPTPTHRLFWCVVLTLVPLAMLFAKASLSTMKTAVVLTAIPFMVILLVKIYGFFKWMFEDYGQMPAFRIEEEAARMAGEEPVEKAPRSAAAVH; this is encoded by the coding sequence ATGTCGCACAAGAATAAAAAGATTGATGTGTTCCTGATCACCGTGAGTCTGATAGCCGTGCTGCTCACCGTGATTGGCCTTGCGGCCTTCCCGGCCGAGGCCGAAAGCGCGGCGAACCAGTTGTTCGAGCTCTCTACCCGCACCTTCGGTACCAGCGTCCAGGTCCTGGTGTTCGGTAGCTCCCTGGCCGTGCTGTACCTGGCCTTCAGCAAATACGGCAACATCCGCCTGGGCAGTGGCAAGCCTGAATACGCCACCGCCACCTGGGTGTTCATGTTCATCTGCGCCGGCATGGGGTCCTCGACCCTCTACTGGGGTGTGATGGAGTGGGCCTACTACTACCAGACCCCGGGCCTGAACATCGCCGCCGCGACCCCAAAGGCGCTCGAGTACAGCATCAGCTACTCGTTCTTCCACTGGGGCGTCAGTGCATGGTCGATCTATGCCCTGGCCTCGCTGGCGATGGCCTATCACTTCCACGTGCGCAAGAAGAGCGGCCTGAACCTGGCCTCGATCGTCGAAGCGGTGACCGGTTTCAAGGCCACCGGCCCTGTTGGCCGCAGCGTCGACCTGATTTTCCTGCTGACCATGATGGGCGCACTGACCGTGTCGCTGGCCCTCACCGCCTCGACCCTGACCCGCGGCCTGCATGACTTGGCCGGCACCCCGGACACCTTTACCGTGCAGTTGATGGTGATCGGCGGCGTGGCGGTGATGTTCTCGCTCAGCTCCTACATCGGTATCGACGGTGGCTTGCAGCGCCTGAGCAAGATGGTCTGCATCGGCGCCCTGGTGTTTGCGCTGGTGGTCCTGCTGGTCGGTCCGACCCAGTTCACCATCAACAACACGGCCAACTCCATTGGCCTGATGATCCAGAACTACGTGCACATGAGCCTGTTCACCGACCCTGCCGGTGACGGTGCCTTCACCCGTAACTGGACGGTGTTCTACTGGCTGTGGTGGGTGTCCTACGCTCCGGGCGTAGCCATGTTCGTGACCCGCGTATCGCGCGGCCGCCAGATCAAGGAAGTGGTCCTGGCCCTGTTGATGGGCGGCAGCTTCGGTTGCTGGTTCTTCTTCGGCGCGCTGGAAAGCTACAGCATGCACCAGTTCATCACCGGGGCTGTGGACGTACCGAAAATGCTCAGCGAGCAAGGCGGCGAATCGGCGGTGACTCACCTGCTGCTGGCGTTGCCGTGGGGTCAGGTCTTCCTGGGGGTGTACCTGTTCATCATGGCGATCTTCTGCGCCTCGCACATGGACGCCGCGGCCTATGCGGTGGCAGCCACCAGCACCCGCAACCTGCGCGAAGGCGACGACCCGACGCCCACCCATCGCCTGTTCTGGTGCGTGGTGCTGACCCTGGTGCCGCTGGCCATGCTGTTTGCCAAGGCCTCGCTGTCGACCATGAAAACTGCCGTGGTCCTGACCGCGATCCCGTTCATGGTGATCCTGCTGGTGAAGATCTACGGCTTCTTCAAATGGATGTTCGAGGACTACGGCCAGATGCCAGCCTTCCGCATCGAAGAAGAGGCGGCGCGCATGGCCGGTGAAGAGCCGGTGGAGAAAGCGCCCCGCAGTGCTGCTGCCGTGCACTGA